Proteins encoded together in one Corvus hawaiiensis isolate bCorHaw1 chromosome 15, bCorHaw1.pri.cur, whole genome shotgun sequence window:
- the REEP2 gene encoding receptor expression-enhancing protein 2 isoform X2 — protein sequence MVSWIISRLVVLIFGTLYPAYSSYKAVKTKNVKEYVKWMMYWIVFAFFTTAETLTDIVLSWFPFYFELKIAFVIWLLSPYTKGSSVLYRKFVHPTLSNKEKEIDEYITQACDKSYETMMRVGKRGLNLAANAAVTAAAKGQGVLSEKLRSFSMQDLTLIRDEDTVHMRSRDPQLHPSGASLLETIEDSASCYSSGEESSVAHRSNGTPSDTRTDPSDEDAGDKLPKRTQSLKTPKKVVKAELPVRSVKARPKKKAAGSLASGESS from the exons ATGGTCTCTTGGATAATCTCTCGCCTCGTGGT GCTGATCTTCGGCACCCTCTACCCCGCGTACTCCTCCTACAAGGCCGTGAAGACGAAAAACGTAAAGGAATAT GTGAAGTGGATGATGTACTGGATTGTGTTTGCCTTTTTCACCACTGCAGAAACACTCACAGACATTGTTCTTTCTTG gtttcctttttatttcGAGCTGAAAATCGCATTTGTGATTTGGCTGCTCTCCCCTTACACCAAGGGCTCCAGTGTCCTCTACAGGAAGTTTGTGCACCCAACGCTCTCCAATAAGGAGAAG GAAATTGATGAATACATTACTCAGGCTTGTGACAAGAGCTATGAAACCATGATGCGAGTTGGCAAGAGAGGGTTAAACCTTGCTGCCAATGCAGCAGTTACTGCAGCTGCAAAG GGCCAGGGAGTTTTGTCTGAGAAGCTTCGAAGTTTCAGCATGCAGGATCTCACTCTGATCCGAGATGAAGATACTGTGCATATGCGGAGCCGTGATCCACAGCTGCACCCCTCTGGGGCGAGTCTTCTGGAAACCATTGAAGATTCAG CTTCCTGTTACTCCTcaggagaggagagcagtgTGGCACATCGGTCTAACGGAACCCCATCAGATACTAGAACAGACCCATCAGATGAAGATGCAGGAGACAAACTTCCTAAACGTACCCAGAGTCTCAAAACTCCTAAAAAGGTGGTGAAAGCTGAG